From Pseudanabaena sp. PCC 6802, one genomic window encodes:
- the aroC gene encoding chorismate synthase, whose amino-acid sequence MGNSFGHLFRITTYGESHGGGVGVIVDGCPPRIEISEAEIQVDLDRRKPGQSKITTPRKEEDRCEILSGVFEGKTLGTPISILVRNKDARSQDYSEMATKFRPSHADATYQAKYGIRNWQGGGRASARETIGRVAAGAIAKKILRQYAGVEIVAYVNRIKDVEAAIDPNTVTLEQVESNIVRCPDPDVAAKMIDLIELVRRDGNSIGGAIECVARNVPVGLGAPVFDKLEADLAKAVMSLPATKGFEIGSGFAGTFLTGREHNDEFYMEGDSQGDAPRRIRTRTNRSGGIQGGISNGENILIRVGFKPTATIMQEQKTVSIDGEDTTLTGRGRHDPCVLPRAVPMVEAMVALVLCDHLLRQKAISS is encoded by the coding sequence ATGGGTAATTCTTTTGGACATTTGTTTCGCATAACTACTTACGGTGAGTCGCATGGCGGCGGCGTAGGTGTGATCGTGGATGGCTGTCCGCCACGCATAGAAATTAGCGAAGCCGAGATCCAGGTCGATCTCGATCGCCGCAAGCCAGGGCAAAGCAAAATCACCACACCCCGCAAGGAAGAGGATCGCTGCGAGATTTTATCCGGTGTATTTGAGGGCAAAACCCTGGGTACGCCCATTTCAATCCTGGTGCGCAACAAAGATGCCCGCAGCCAGGACTACAGCGAAATGGCGACAAAGTTTCGCCCTTCCCATGCCGATGCCACCTATCAAGCTAAATACGGTATTCGCAACTGGCAGGGTGGTGGTAGAGCCTCTGCCCGCGAGACAATTGGACGGGTAGCGGCAGGCGCGATCGCCAAGAAAATTCTGCGCCAGTACGCCGGAGTCGAAATTGTCGCCTATGTGAACCGCATCAAAGATGTAGAAGCCGCGATCGATCCCAACACGGTCACTTTAGAACAAGTCGAAAGCAATATCGTGCGCTGTCCCGATCCCGATGTGGCAGCCAAAATGATCGATTTAATCGAGCTAGTCCGTCGCGATGGCAACTCCATAGGCGGCGCGATCGAGTGCGTCGCCCGCAACGTTCCCGTTGGCCTGGGCGCGCCGGTATTCGACAAGCTAGAGGCAGACCTAGCCAAGGCGGTTATGTCTTTACCCGCAACTAAAGGTTTTGAAATTGGCTCTGGTTTCGCGGGCACTTTTCTAACCGGACGCGAGCACAACGATGAGTTTTACATGGAGGGCGATTCCCAAGGGGATGCACCTCGCCGCATTCGCACTCGCACCAACCGTTCTGGCGGCATTCAGGGCGGCATTTCCAATGGCGAAAATATCCTGATCCGCGTCGGGTTTAAGCCTACCGCCACGATTATGCAGGAACAAAAAACCGTGAGTATAGACGGAGAGGACACCACGCTCACCGGACGCGGACGGCACGATCCCTGTGTACTACCCCGCGCCGTCCCAATGGTGGAGGCAATGGTGGCTTTAGTACTGTGCGATCATTTACTCAGGCAAAAGGCAATTAGTAGCTAA
- a CDS encoding DUF29 family protein — protein MSNRAIEAVFDECYQNARKMAPLETGLPMDTFPLEPPFAIEQSLDPDYLPN, from the coding sequence ATGTCTAACAGAGCGATCGAGGCAGTATTCGATGAATGCTATCAGAATGCCAGAAAAATGGCACCTTTGGAAACTGGTTTACCAATGGATACTTTCCCTTTAGAACCTCCATTTGCGATCGAACAAAGTTTAGATCCCGATTATTTGCCGAATTAG
- a CDS encoding Uma2 family endonuclease, giving the protein MVPVLKTSVTFEEFIEWYPNTGVRYELHDGVIVEMPKPTGKHSNVTGFLIEELILAIVQAGRRGIWTIPRESIVKPSSEKSGYEPDIIVLDREALVSELRWESESIIENARSVKLIVEVVSTNWRDDYFKKRADYEEMGIPEYWIVDYAALGGRNFIGESKEPTISVHQLIDEEYQVCQFKGDAPIVSPTFPELHLTAEQVFRASR; this is encoded by the coding sequence ATGGTTCCAGTTCTAAAGACATCAGTAACCTTTGAAGAGTTTATTGAGTGGTATCCCAACACTGGAGTGCGCTATGAACTGCATGATGGGGTAATTGTCGAGATGCCAAAGCCTACGGGAAAACATTCAAATGTAACTGGCTTCCTTATCGAGGAATTAATCCTGGCTATAGTTCAAGCTGGGAGGAGAGGAATTTGGACAATCCCTAGAGAGTCTATAGTCAAACCCAGCAGTGAAAAATCTGGCTACGAGCCAGACATTATAGTCTTAGATCGGGAAGCCCTTGTCTCCGAATTGCGTTGGGAAAGCGAATCGATTATTGAAAATGCGCGATCGGTCAAGCTAATTGTTGAAGTTGTGAGTACCAATTGGCGAGATGATTATTTTAAAAAACGTGCTGACTATGAAGAAATGGGCATTCCCGAATACTGGATCGTTGACTATGCAGCTTTGGGGGGACGCAATTTTATTGGAGAGTCCAAGGAACCTACTATATCGGTTCATCAATTAATTGACGAGGAATACCAAGTGTGTCAATTTAAAGGCGATGCTCCAATAGTATCTCCAACTTTTCCAGAGTTGCATCTGACTGCCGAACAGGTTTTTCGAGCTAGCAGGTGA
- the ureC gene encoding urease subunit alpha yields the protein MSYRMDRRAYAETFGPTVGDRIRLADTELFIEVERDYTTYGDEVKFGGGKVIRDGMGQSPITNAGGAVDVVITNAIVFDWWGIVKADVGIKDGRIYKIGKAGNPYIQDRIDIIIGPGTEVIAGEGKILTAGGIDSHIHFICPQQIEVAIASGITTMIGGGTGPATGTNATTCTPGPWNLYRMLQAADAFPMNLGFLGKGNSSKPEALVEQIEAGAMGLKLHEDWGTTPAAIDTCLSVADRYDVQVAIHTDTLNEAGFVETTRAAFKGRTIHTYHTEGAGGGHAPDIIKLCGEANVLPSSTNPTRPYTLNTLDEHLDMLMVCHHLDPAIAEDVAFAESRIRRETIAAEDILHDLGAFSMISSDSQAMGRVGEVVIRTWQTAHKMKVQRGFLASPQAGTVEASSQNDNFRAKRYIAKYTINPAIAHGIAQHVGSIEAGKLADLCLWRPAFFGVKPEMVIKGGAIAWAQMGDANASIPTPQPVHMRPMFGSYGGARSATSLTFVSQMALERDTLSHLKLAKPTVAVEGTRQLSKQDMKLNTALPQMEVDPETYEVRADGELLICEPATSLPMAQRYFLF from the coding sequence ATGAGTTACAGAATGGATCGCCGCGCCTATGCCGAAACCTTTGGTCCCACCGTGGGCGATCGCATCCGCCTCGCAGATACGGAATTATTTATCGAAGTAGAGCGGGACTACACCACCTACGGCGATGAGGTGAAATTTGGGGGCGGGAAAGTCATCCGCGATGGCATGGGGCAATCGCCGATTACCAATGCTGGCGGTGCCGTAGACGTGGTAATTACCAACGCGATCGTTTTCGATTGGTGGGGAATTGTCAAGGCTGATGTGGGCATTAAAGACGGACGGATCTACAAGATTGGGAAAGCTGGCAATCCCTACATACAAGATCGGATTGATATTATCATCGGCCCCGGCACGGAGGTAATCGCCGGAGAGGGAAAAATTCTCACTGCTGGTGGCATTGACAGCCACATTCACTTTATCTGTCCGCAGCAGATCGAAGTCGCGATCGCTTCCGGTATCACCACTATGATCGGCGGCGGCACAGGCCCTGCCACTGGCACCAATGCCACCACCTGTACTCCTGGGCCTTGGAATCTCTATCGCATGTTGCAGGCTGCCGATGCTTTCCCCATGAATTTAGGTTTCCTGGGTAAGGGGAACAGTAGCAAGCCCGAAGCTCTGGTGGAGCAGATCGAAGCAGGAGCGATGGGACTGAAACTGCACGAAGACTGGGGGACGACACCCGCAGCGATCGATACTTGTTTGAGCGTCGCAGATCGCTACGATGTCCAGGTGGCAATTCATACGGATACTCTCAATGAGGCTGGGTTTGTAGAGACAACCCGCGCAGCTTTCAAGGGGCGCACGATTCACACCTACCATACCGAAGGGGCAGGAGGCGGCCACGCTCCCGATATTATCAAGCTGTGCGGCGAGGCGAACGTACTGCCATCTTCTACCAATCCCACTCGCCCCTATACGCTGAACACGCTGGACGAACATCTCGATATGCTGATGGTTTGCCATCACCTCGATCCCGCGATCGCCGAAGATGTTGCCTTTGCCGAATCGCGCATCCGCCGCGAAACGATCGCCGCCGAGGATATCCTGCACGATCTGGGCGCATTCAGTATGATTTCCTCCGATTCTCAGGCAATGGGCCGAGTAGGTGAGGTAGTTATTCGCACCTGGCAAACCGCGCACAAGATGAAGGTGCAGCGCGGATTTCTCGCTTCTCCCCAAGCGGGGACAGTGGAAGCATCATCGCAAAACGATAACTTTAGAGCCAAGCGCTACATTGCCAAATACACGATCAATCCCGCGATCGCTCACGGCATCGCCCAGCATGTCGGCTCGATCGAAGCAGGCAAACTAGCCGATCTATGTCTGTGGCGACCCGCTTTCTTTGGCGTGAAGCCAGAAATGGTAATCAAAGGTGGCGCGATCGCCTGGGCGCAGATGGGCGATGCCAATGCCAGTATTCCCACGCCTCAGCCCGTACATATGCGACCCATGTTTGGCAGTTATGGTGGCGCACGATCGGCAACTTCTCTGACGTTTGTCTCGCAGATGGCATTAGAAAGAGATACCCTCAGTCATCTGAAACTAGCTAAACCAACCGTGGCAGTAGAGGGAACGCGGCAACTGAGCAAGCAGGATATGAAACTAAACACCGCCTTGCCACAGATGGAAGTCGATCCAGAAACCTATGAGGTGCGCGCTGATGGCGAACTGCTAATCTGCGAACCCGCCACCAGTTTACCAATGGCGCAACGTTACTTTTTATTCTAG
- a CDS encoding urease subunit beta, with product MIPGEIITPKGEIELNAGRSQIRVSVANTGDRPIQVGSHYHFYEVNTALRFDREVTKGMRLDIPAGTAVRFEPGDEKEVALVPFAGSREVYGFNNLVNDRLDV from the coding sequence ATGATTCCAGGTGAAATTATTACGCCCAAGGGTGAAATTGAGCTAAATGCAGGGCGATCGCAAATTCGCGTCAGCGTGGCAAATACAGGCGATCGCCCCATTCAGGTCGGCTCCCACTACCATTTTTACGAGGTTAACACAGCGCTCAGGTTTGACCGCGAGGTAACAAAAGGAATGCGCCTGGATATTCCAGCCGGGACAGCCGTTCGGTTTGAACCAGGCGATGAGAAAGAAGTAGCTCTGGTACCATTTGCGGGCAGCCGCGAAGTATATGGTTTTAACAACCTGGTAAACGATCGCCTGGATGTCTAA